A region of Etheostoma cragini isolate CJK2018 chromosome 2, CSU_Ecrag_1.0, whole genome shotgun sequence DNA encodes the following proteins:
- the tecrb gene encoding trans-2,3-enoyl-CoA reductase b isoform X1 translates to MDALALEATSTKKPSNGAAAVAAPVPAQAPVKRKPAKKTKKAVVFFEVEILDAKTKDKLCFLDKVEPNATIGEIKSMFHKSHPQWYPARQSIRLDPKGKSLKEEDVLQHLPVGTTATFYFRDLGAQISWVTVFLTEYTGPLVLYLMFYFRVPFIYAPKYDFTTSKHWVVHLACMCHSFHFFKRLLETLFVHRFSHGTMPLRNIFKNCTYYWGFAAWMAYYINHPLYTPPIYGEQQIRLALVIFLFCQIGNFSIHIALRNLRPPGSKTRKIPYPTKNPFTWIFLLVSCPNYTYELGSWLGFTLMTQCLPVAFFTLVGFIQMTVWAKGKHRSYLKEFRDYPPVRSPILPFIL, encoded by the exons ATGGATGCCCTAGCACTAGAGGCCACCAGCACTAAAAAACCATCCAACGGGGCGGCGGCGGTTGCTGCCCCGGTGCCGGCTCAAGCCCCGGTCAAGCGCAAACCtgctaaaaaaactaaaaaggctgttgttttctttgaggTGGAGATACTGGATGCCAAGACCAAGGACAAGCTCTGCTTCCTGGACAAG GTCGAGCCAAATGCCACCATCGGAGAGATCAAGTCTATGTTCCACAAGAGCC ATCCTCAGTGGTACCCAGCCAGGCAGTCTATTCGCCTCGACCCCA AGGGGAAGTCTCTGAAGGAAGAAGATGTTCTGCAGCATCTCCCTGTGGGAACCACGGCAACTTTCTACTTCAGAGACCTGGGAGCCCAGATCAGCTGGGTCACA GTCTTTCTGACGGAGTACACCGGTCCTCTGGTCCTCTATCTGATGTTCTACTTCAGAGTTCCCTTCATCTACGCACCCAAATATGACTTTACCACCAGTAAACACTGGGTTGTACA TCTTGCCTGTATGTGTCACTCCTTCCACTTCTTTAAGAGGCTGCTGGAGACACTGTTTGTCCATCGCTTCTCTCATGGAACAATGCCGTTACGCAACATCTTCAAG AACTGTACCTACTACTGGGGCTTTGCAGCATGGATGGCCTATTACATCAACCACCCACTGTACACACCACCCA TCTACGGAGAACAACAAATCAGACTGGCTCTCGTCATATTCTTG TTCTGTCAGATTGGCAACTTTTCCATCCACATTGCTCTTCGGAACCTCCGTCCACCAG GCTCTAAGACCAGAAAGATTCCCTATCCAACCAAGAACCCCTTCACCTGGATCTTCTTGCTGGTCTCCTGCCCCAACTACACCTATGAG CTGGGCTCCTGGCTTGGCTTCACGCTGATGACTCAGTGTCTGCCGGTGGCCTTCTTCACCTTGGTGGGTTTCATCCAGATGACTGTGTGGGCCAAAGGGAAGCACCGCAGCTACCTGAAGGAGTTCCGTGACTACCCTCCTGTCCGCTCACCCATCCTCCCCTTTATCTTGTAG
- the tecrb gene encoding trans-2,3-enoyl-CoA reductase b isoform X2, protein MKHYEVEILDAKTKDKLCFLDKVEPNATIGEIKSMFHKSHPQWYPARQSIRLDPKGKSLKEEDVLQHLPVGTTATFYFRDLGAQISWVTVFLTEYTGPLVLYLMFYFRVPFIYAPKYDFTTSKHWVVHLACMCHSFHFFKRLLETLFVHRFSHGTMPLRNIFKNCTYYWGFAAWMAYYINHPLYTPPIYGEQQIRLALVIFLFCQIGNFSIHIALRNLRPPGSKTRKIPYPTKNPFTWIFLLVSCPNYTYELGSWLGFTLMTQCLPVAFFTLVGFIQMTVWAKGKHRSYLKEFRDYPPVRSPILPFIL, encoded by the exons gTGGAGATACTGGATGCCAAGACCAAGGACAAGCTCTGCTTCCTGGACAAG GTCGAGCCAAATGCCACCATCGGAGAGATCAAGTCTATGTTCCACAAGAGCC ATCCTCAGTGGTACCCAGCCAGGCAGTCTATTCGCCTCGACCCCA AGGGGAAGTCTCTGAAGGAAGAAGATGTTCTGCAGCATCTCCCTGTGGGAACCACGGCAACTTTCTACTTCAGAGACCTGGGAGCCCAGATCAGCTGGGTCACA GTCTTTCTGACGGAGTACACCGGTCCTCTGGTCCTCTATCTGATGTTCTACTTCAGAGTTCCCTTCATCTACGCACCCAAATATGACTTTACCACCAGTAAACACTGGGTTGTACA TCTTGCCTGTATGTGTCACTCCTTCCACTTCTTTAAGAGGCTGCTGGAGACACTGTTTGTCCATCGCTTCTCTCATGGAACAATGCCGTTACGCAACATCTTCAAG AACTGTACCTACTACTGGGGCTTTGCAGCATGGATGGCCTATTACATCAACCACCCACTGTACACACCACCCA TCTACGGAGAACAACAAATCAGACTGGCTCTCGTCATATTCTTG TTCTGTCAGATTGGCAACTTTTCCATCCACATTGCTCTTCGGAACCTCCGTCCACCAG GCTCTAAGACCAGAAAGATTCCCTATCCAACCAAGAACCCCTTCACCTGGATCTTCTTGCTGGTCTCCTGCCCCAACTACACCTATGAG CTGGGCTCCTGGCTTGGCTTCACGCTGATGACTCAGTGTCTGCCGGTGGCCTTCTTCACCTTGGTGGGTTTCATCCAGATGACTGTGTGGGCCAAAGGGAAGCACCGCAGCTACCTGAAGGAGTTCCGTGACTACCCTCCTGTCCGCTCACCCATCCTCCCCTTTATCTTGTAG
- the ndufb7 gene encoding NADH dehydrogenase [ubiquinone] 1 beta subcomplex subunit 7 — MGAHLGRRYITEPDTEPDPARKFEFDPQFGFPERREREMVASQEQMNLAQLPLEQRDYCAQYLLKLMKCKRDNWPNFLACKHERHDWDYCEHQDYVMRMKEYERERRLQLRKKRIEAQAEAA; from the exons ATGGGAGCTCACCTGGGCAGACGCTATATCACCGAGCCGGACACCGAGCCGGACCCAGCGAGGAAATTCGAGTTCGACCCCCAGTTTGGCTTTCCAGAGAGACGCGAGAGAG AGATGGTAGCGAGCCAGGAGCAGATGAACTTGGCCCAGCTGCCTTTGGAGCAGAGGGACTACTGTGCCCAATACCTCCTGAAACTCATGAAGTGCAAGAGGGACAACTGGCCCAACTTCCTGGCCTGCAAGCATGAGAGACACGACTGGGACTACTGCGAACACCAGGA cTATGTGATGCGTATGAAGgagtatgagagagagagaaggctcCAGCTGAGGAAGAAGAGAATTGAGGCTCAGGCTGAAGCTGCATGA